A genomic segment from Deltaproteobacteria bacterium encodes:
- a CDS encoding recombinase family protein, with protein sequence MQLKIGAYVRVSTEEQASAIEGSLDNQKYRLKAYVDLKKSQVRNWGDIVEFYVDDGYSAKDTRRPAYQRMMKDIKRGKIELILVSDLSRLSRNIFDFCNLMDELEKNDAQFLSIKEQFDSTTPHGKMMIYNMINLAQFEREQVSERVALGAHARAMRGLHNGARPLLGLDKHPDKPGSYIINEREADQVREIFRIFLNTGSRAKTIQELEEKGIKPKLSGKYGKLKIHDKWSSQTLGNLLGSAVYIGCHEVNKSNRAKDQNRLKAHQQYKLVKASWPAIIEEADFYAAQELLDEAKKLERVRLQGSEERFYILSGILRCSECGTPLVGQAAHGTAQVHRYYGHTRAHSNTSCQYHRVPAKDVEDAVLSYLWSATQDAGYLSKIEQNIKEMQNVKSLSAARDKRAIKEQLKSVQVRIDNLLLMQGQASSADAMKLVMKTFETLSKEKTELEEKIARVDSGVDQVELVRESVQVIQDNLRDFERGFRKAKGSMKKRLLRRLLKQVVLTPNGLHIFMQLADEME encoded by the coding sequence ATGCAGCTTAAAATAGGAGCTTACGTTCGCGTGAGTACCGAAGAGCAGGCTTCTGCTATTGAAGGCTCACTGGACAACCAAAAGTATCGTCTCAAAGCATACGTCGATCTCAAAAAATCTCAAGTCAGAAACTGGGGCGACATTGTTGAGTTTTATGTCGATGATGGTTACTCGGCAAAAGATACTCGGAGACCAGCTTATCAAAGAATGATGAAAGACATTAAGCGAGGAAAGATCGAACTGATTCTAGTCTCTGATTTGTCTCGTCTTTCACGAAACATTTTCGACTTCTGTAACTTGATGGACGAGCTTGAAAAAAATGATGCCCAATTTCTTTCTATCAAAGAACAGTTTGATTCAACTACTCCGCACGGAAAGATGATGATCTATAACATGATCAATCTCGCCCAATTTGAGCGCGAGCAAGTAAGTGAGCGTGTTGCACTCGGGGCTCATGCGCGAGCAATGCGTGGCTTACACAATGGTGCTCGTCCACTTTTGGGTTTAGATAAGCATCCAGACAAGCCAGGAAGTTATATCATCAATGAGCGAGAGGCCGATCAAGTTAGAGAAATTTTCCGAATTTTTTTGAATACTGGTTCGAGAGCCAAGACAATTCAAGAGCTGGAAGAAAAAGGAATCAAACCAAAACTTTCAGGTAAATATGGAAAGCTCAAAATTCACGACAAATGGTCAAGTCAAACCCTTGGTAATCTACTTGGGTCAGCGGTTTACATTGGCTGTCACGAAGTGAATAAATCAAATCGAGCCAAAGACCAGAATCGTCTTAAAGCGCACCAGCAATATAAGTTGGTTAAAGCGTCATGGCCCGCCATCATTGAAGAAGCCGACTTTTACGCAGCTCAAGAATTACTTGATGAAGCTAAGAAGCTTGAACGAGTTCGTCTACAAGGGTCTGAAGAGAGATTCTATATTTTGTCTGGAATCTTGCGATGCTCTGAATGTGGGACTCCACTTGTGGGGCAAGCAGCGCACGGCACTGCTCAAGTACATCGTTACTACGGTCACACTCGTGCCCATAGCAACACAAGCTGTCAGTATCATCGTGTACCAGCAAAAGATGTCGAAGATGCTGTGCTTTCTTATCTTTGGTCGGCAACTCAAGATGCAGGTTATTTAAGTAAGATCGAGCAGAATATTAAAGAAATGCAAAACGTGAAGTCTCTGAGTGCCGCTCGCGACAAGCGTGCTATAAAAGAACAGCTTAAGAGTGTACAGGTCAGAATAGATAATCTGTTACTGATGCAAGGTCAGGCTTCAAGCGCAGATGCGATGAAACTTGTGATGAAAACTTTTGAAACTCTATCAAAAGAAAAAACTGAATTAGAGGAAAAGATCGCCCGCGTGGACAGCGGAGTGGATCAGGTCGAGTTAGTAAGAGAATCTGTCCAAGTCATTCAGGACAACTTGCGTGATTTCGAGCGCGGCTTTCGTAAAGCCAAGGGCTCGATGAAGAAAAGGCTTTTGCGCCGATTACTCAAACAAGTCGTTTTGACTCCAAATGGTCTTCATATTTTCATGCAGCTTGCTGATGAAATGGAG
- a CDS encoding helix-turn-helix domain-containing protein: MSPNDIKTLRKRLKLTQKDLSYALGVSKLTMSQYETGFRKPGPTALVLLFVLEALTIRKAQELIQLLQQAASKVAVETKDSRK, from the coding sequence GTGAGTCCAAACGACATCAAAACATTGAGAAAGCGATTGAAGCTCACGCAAAAGGATCTTTCTTATGCTTTAGGAGTTAGTAAGTTGACCATGAGTCAGTACGAAACTGGATTTAGAAAACCGGGGCCGACAGCATTAGTTTTGTTGTTTGTCCTAGAAGCTCTAACGATTCGCAAAGCTCAAGAATTGATTCAACTACTTCAACAAGCGGCAAGCAAGGTTGCTGTTGAAACGAAAGACTCTCGGAAATGA
- a CDS encoding TraM recognition domain-containing protein, which yields MSNNKSEMSDRGFLVSTMALGAAVVWLRYKFQILTFIVNWRIAVASLVTLGLLIGLMFVRNKLRLKRKELDKEAEITTPEEGEDAVYAGLSVRGKNIYVKQPFRRMHTQIVGTTNAGKTESVILPWAIDDIKKGRGLLIIDGKSDMSLLNKLYAYAKRHHREHDLRILSLCNVSISHTFNPLSGGSALEVTERVFNAFNFENEYFKSIQYDAFLHSLLILEAVGIRPTPLRMIECMKNEKALADLAIASKNARLQIWAGDFLKLSRDEREQRTSGLVAQLQSFAVGETTRVFNSEVSDINLEQALEHGEIIYCQLPALKIPTLGKATGKMILQSLQSAVSSRHLGKYENPGFFSVYLDDFTEYLTPSFVTLLNKSRSANVGIVFAHQALGDLDGLGDGVKNTILTNSNLKVFMRTNEPESAEYFSAVIGTAQTAKVTERQTSGLFGAEKTGDGSVREVEEFKYHPNVFKQELGVGEAVMIIPHAKGSFPVRLKFKKTFDLDKPEIPSIQKSEPTGLPKFENSAKTNQPQSPSRAAADVMAELTQEKKAA from the coding sequence ATGAGCAATAATAAATCAGAGATGTCTGATCGTGGTTTCTTAGTTTCGACAATGGCACTTGGCGCGGCCGTAGTTTGGCTTCGATACAAATTCCAGATCCTTACCTTCATTGTGAATTGGCGAATCGCTGTGGCTTCGTTGGTGACACTTGGATTGTTGATTGGGCTCATGTTTGTTCGCAACAAATTGCGACTCAAAAGAAAAGAACTCGACAAAGAAGCCGAAATCACAACACCCGAAGAAGGAGAAGATGCTGTTTACGCCGGTCTATCAGTGCGCGGTAAAAATATCTATGTGAAGCAACCATTCCGCAGAATGCACACTCAGATTGTAGGAACGACGAATGCCGGAAAAACTGAATCCGTTATTTTGCCATGGGCGATTGACGACATAAAAAAAGGGCGCGGACTTCTCATCATTGACGGTAAATCAGATATGAGTCTTTTGAATAAGCTCTACGCTTACGCAAAACGACATCATCGTGAACATGACTTAAGAATTCTTTCGCTTTGCAATGTGAGTATCAGCCACACTTTTAATCCGCTGAGTGGTGGATCTGCCCTTGAGGTTACAGAACGAGTTTTTAACGCCTTCAATTTTGAGAACGAATACTTCAAGAGTATTCAGTACGACGCTTTTCTTCATTCACTTTTGATCTTGGAAGCGGTCGGAATCAGACCCACACCGCTTAGAATGATCGAGTGCATGAAAAATGAAAAGGCTTTAGCTGACCTCGCGATTGCTTCAAAGAACGCAAGGCTTCAAATTTGGGCTGGAGACTTTCTGAAATTAAGCCGTGATGAGCGCGAGCAGCGAACGAGCGGACTTGTGGCCCAGCTTCAAAGCTTTGCTGTGGGTGAAACTACTCGAGTGTTTAATTCTGAAGTCTCAGACATTAATTTAGAACAAGCTCTTGAGCATGGAGAAATCATCTATTGTCAGCTTCCGGCTCTAAAAATTCCGACGCTGGGTAAAGCTACTGGTAAAATGATTCTTCAGTCTTTGCAGAGTGCGGTGTCATCAAGACATCTAGGGAAATATGAGAATCCGGGCTTCTTCTCGGTTTACCTCGATGATTTTACTGAATACCTGACGCCAAGCTTTGTGACACTTCTTAATAAATCAAGAAGTGCCAACGTCGGAATCGTATTCGCTCATCAGGCATTGGGAGATTTAGATGGTTTGGGAGATGGCGTAAAGAACACGATTCTGACGAACTCAAATCTTAAAGTTTTCATGCGAACAAACGAACCGGAATCAGCCGAATACTTTTCGGCAGTCATTGGGACCGCGCAAACAGCGAAAGTAACTGAGCGACAAACTTCGGGTCTTTTCGGTGCTGAAAAGACAGGTGACGGTTCTGTGCGTGAAGTTGAGGAATTCAAGTATCACCCGAATGTGTTCAAGCAGGAGCTGGGGGTTGGCGAAGCTGTGATGATAATTCCTCACGCTAAAGGCAGTTTTCCCGTTCGATTGAAATTCAAAAAAACTTTCGATCTCGACAAACCCGAAATTCCTTCGATTCAAAAATCGGAACCAACAGGCCTTCCAAAATTTGAAAACTCAGCGAAGACGAATCAGCCGCAGTCACCCTCGCGGGCTGCTGCGGATGTGATGGCGGAGCTGACCCAAGAAAAGAAGGCCGCATGA
- a CDS encoding TrbI/VirB10 family protein — MSNSFAAIKEKLKGIEKCLKKSFIEENAFSRKFDLNFKTLKLFAIFGVVIFVSVVFLLPTDVPVEFVEKIERPEEKKTESANSSENSNKAESAQNLWAAPRVSIPGGSGGSQINYNTSMIIGSKGGNAKTELRSGIRVALRLMDKVIVSQDPVPILAESILNSVSDSGLRLPAGTKFYGQASFQRGSDRAQIRFDQISLASGQIKRISALALDKSGQPGVSGKVFSDGMKNTAGQVLTTFVGGLAAGSMQTDIMGNSKGGIENGLLGAVAATAQSRAQNYGEKLKTEREWIELNPGTECDAVLNESFKLQEGGENYEQ, encoded by the coding sequence GTGAGTAACTCATTTGCCGCGATCAAAGAGAAGTTGAAAGGGATCGAGAAGTGTTTAAAAAAATCCTTTATTGAAGAGAACGCCTTTAGCCGAAAGTTTGATTTGAATTTCAAAACTCTTAAGCTCTTCGCGATCTTTGGCGTTGTGATTTTCGTTTCTGTCGTTTTTCTTCTTCCGACTGATGTTCCCGTTGAGTTTGTCGAGAAAATTGAGCGACCTGAGGAAAAGAAAACTGAAAGTGCGAACTCTTCAGAAAATTCTAACAAAGCAGAGTCGGCACAAAATCTCTGGGCTGCTCCTCGTGTTTCAATTCCAGGTGGTTCAGGTGGAAGTCAGATCAACTACAACACGTCGATGATTATTGGCTCGAAAGGCGGAAATGCTAAAACTGAGCTTCGCTCGGGAATTCGCGTCGCTTTGAGGCTGATGGATAAAGTCATTGTTTCTCAAGATCCTGTTCCAATTTTGGCAGAATCAATTCTCAATTCAGTTTCGGATTCAGGACTAAGACTTCCAGCGGGAACGAAGTTTTACGGACAAGCAAGTTTTCAAAGAGGATCTGATCGAGCGCAAATCCGATTCGATCAAATTTCTTTAGCAAGCGGACAAATCAAACGTATTTCCGCACTTGCTTTGGATAAGTCAGGACAGCCTGGAGTTTCGGGAAAAGTCTTTTCCGATGGAATGAAAAACACAGCGGGCCAAGTCCTTACAACATTTGTTGGAGGACTTGCCGCAGGGAGTATGCAAACCGACATCATGGGGAACTCGAAAGGCGGAATTGAAAATGGGCTGCTTGGTGCAGTAGCGGCGACGGCTCAATCTCGTGCACAGAACTATGGAGAGAAGCTCAAAACAGAAAGAGAATGGATTGAGCTGAACCCTGGGACTGAGTGCGATGCGGTCTTAAATGAATCTTTCAAATTACAAGAAGGAGGTGAAAACTATGAGCAATAA
- a CDS encoding TrbG/VirB9 family P-type conjugative transfer protein, with protein sequence MRSLLFSFSLALVMTTPGYAQIRKTTTKEDEILTIKTALGIATIVQLPEVVQSAIIGDQSGFKIEYLDKAVTIKPLRWGAKTNLYLVTASRRFNLRLATGSQEIADYIVYLKKPEPPKPETKWRAVSRSSTQKNLKLTVVRIGQSPGGFILIDALLSSTLSQRMAVKPESVWVKQSGNSKVINSLFMSDSKVEKDKPLRLGISLAKSDLIIGKPLVLEVNSEKSVSIGLAEADLWK encoded by the coding sequence ATGAGGTCACTTCTATTTTCGTTCTCTTTAGCTTTGGTCATGACAACACCTGGCTATGCACAAATCCGAAAAACGACTACTAAAGAAGACGAAATATTAACCATCAAGACCGCTTTAGGAATCGCAACCATTGTGCAACTTCCTGAGGTTGTGCAATCGGCCATTATCGGCGACCAGTCAGGATTCAAAATTGAATATTTGGATAAAGCGGTAACGATTAAACCTTTGCGCTGGGGCGCAAAAACAAATCTTTATCTTGTGACCGCCTCGCGTAGATTCAATTTGCGCCTCGCTACTGGATCTCAAGAAATTGCCGACTACATCGTCTATCTAAAGAAGCCAGAGCCTCCGAAGCCAGAAACAAAGTGGCGAGCAGTTTCCAGAAGTTCGACTCAAAAGAATTTAAAGCTGACCGTAGTTCGTATCGGACAAAGTCCTGGAGGATTTATCTTAATTGATGCTCTTCTTAGTTCAACACTGTCTCAGAGAATGGCCGTTAAGCCTGAATCCGTTTGGGTCAAACAAAGTGGAAATTCAAAAGTCATTAACAGTCTTTTCATGTCAGACTCCAAGGTTGAAAAAGACAAGCCTCTAAGACTTGGGATCTCTCTTGCGAAGTCTGATCTTATAATCGGAAAGCCTCTTGTGCTTGAGGTCAATTCAGAAAAATCGGTTTCGATTGGGCTTGCTGAGGCAGATTTATGGAAGTGA